The bacterium genome contains a region encoding:
- a CDS encoding MFS transporter, whose protein sequence is MQINKSLKVLFTLNSIFVFGGSLFGPLYAIYVQGLDNKIVTVSLSWAVFMLSSTVFMAFVSKYGDKVKEQEYLLAGGFLVRAIAWMGYLFVTNISGLILIQIILGLGEALGTPSWNAIFAKHLDGKKEIMDYSNWNIINNLLVAFGVVLGGVLVTHFGFNVLFVAMSMLALVSFTGVLITPRRVL, encoded by the coding sequence ATGCAAATTAATAAATCATTAAAAGTACTTTTTACGCTTAACTCAATTTTCGTATTTGGTGGGTCGCTTTTTGGCCCACTTTATGCAATTTATGTGCAAGGTCTAGACAACAAAATTGTTACAGTAAGTTTGTCATGGGCTGTTTTTATGCTTTCCTCAACAGTATTTATGGCTTTCGTATCAAAGTATGGTGATAAGGTAAAAGAGCAAGAATATTTATTGGCCGGTGGCTTTTTGGTGAGGGCCATTGCTTGGATGGGCTACCTTTTTGTAACAAATATATCAGGGTTAATTTTAATCCAAATTATTTTAGGTTTAGGAGAGGCCTTGGGAACACCATCTTGGAATGCTATTTTTGCAAAACACTTAGATGGTAAGAAAGAGATTATGGATTACTCAAATTGGAATATTATCAATAATCTATTAGTAGCTTTCGGTGTAGTATTGGGCGGCGTTTTGGTGACGCACTTTGGGTTTAATGTGTTGTTTGTAGCAATGAGTATGTTGGCTTTGGTCTCTTTTACTGGTGTGTTGATTACGCCAAGGAGGGTACTTTAA